The Pseudomonas benzenivorans region CCTGTACCTGATCGCCCGGCATGCAGGGGATGACCTGGCGCGGCAAGTTGCCAACGCCCTGGTGTTCGACAGCCCGCGCGGCCAGCAAGCGCGCTTCGCTCCGCTGCTCCCCCAGGACAGTCGCGACGACCCGCAGCTCGGCCCGCTGCTGCACTGGCTGCATCAGCATCACGCCGAACCGATCGACCTCAACCGCCTGGCCGCGCGGGCCAACTGCTCGCCACGCACCCTGCTGCGACGCTTCAAGGCCAGCACCGGGCTGACGCCCAACGACTATCTGCAGCGCCTGCGCATCACTGCCGCGCAGCGCGCCCTGAGCGACCCGACGCACTCTCTGGAGCAGATTGCCGAGCGGGTCGGCTACGGCGACCGCGCGACCTTCGCCAAACGCTTCAAGCAGCTGTGCGGAGAGTCTCCGGGCGCCTTCCGCCAGCGCCTGCGCCAAACGGCCTGAGCCGCGGCTGTGGCCCGGCAGGCCGAACACGGCCGCATAAAAAAGGGAGCCTCCTGGCTCCCCTTTTTATGCGGCACGTTACCGATGGGTCAGTGCAGGATCTGGCTGAGGAACAGCTGGGTGCGCTCGTTCTTCGGGTTGGTGAAGAAGGTGTCCGGGTCGGCCTCCTCGACGATCTCGCCCTTGTCGAGGAACAGCACCCGATTGGCCACGGTACGGGCGAAGCCCATCTCGTGGGTCACGCAGAGCATGGTCATGCCGTCTTCGGCCAGGCCGACCATGGTGTCCAGCACTTCCTTGACCATTTCCGGGTCGAGGGCCGAGGTCGGCTCGTCGAACAGCATGATCTTCGGTTTCATGCACAGCGCCCGGGCGATCGCCACGCGCTGCTGCTGGCCGCCGGACAGCTGCCCCGGATACTTGCCGGCCTGCTCCGGGATGCGCACGCGCTCCAGGTAATGCATGGCCACCTCCTCGGCCTCGCGCTTGGGCATCTTGCGTACCCACATCGGCGCCAGGGTGCAGTTCTGCAGCACGGTGAGGTGGGGGAACAGGTTGAAGTGCTGGAACACCATGCCGACCTCGCGGCGCACCGCCTCGATGTGCTTGAGGTCGTGGGTCAGCTCGGTGCCGTCGATGACGATGCGCCCCTGCTGATGTTCCTCCAGGCGGTTGAGGCAGCGGATGGCGGTGGACTTGCCCGAACCGGACGGGCCGCAGAGGACGATGCGCTCGCCCTGCTGCACGTTCAGGTTGATGTCCTTGAGCACATGGAACTGGCCGTACCACTTGTGCACGCCGTCCATCTGGATGATCCCCGGCGCGGCGCTGATCGACTGCTTGATAGCTTCACTCATGACATAACTCCTAACGCTTGTGGCCAGTGTCCAGCTTGCGCTCCAGGTGCATGGAGTAGCGGGACATACCAAAACAGAAAATCCAGAAAATCAGCGCCGCGAACACATAGCCCTCGGTGGCCATGCCCAGCCAGGCCGGGTCGGTGGTCGCCTGCTTGATGCTGTTGAGCAGGTCGAACAGGCCGATGATGATCACCAGGCTGGTGTCCTTGAACAGGGCGATGAAGGTGTTGACGATGCCGGGAATCACCAGTTTCAGGGCCTGCGGCAGGATCACCAGCCCCATCATCCGCCAATAGCCCAGGCCCATGGCCGCGGCCGCCTCGTACTGCCCCTTGGGGATGGCCTGCAGACCGCCACGCACCACCTCGGCGATATAGGCCGACTGGAACAGGATCACCCCGATCAAGGCGCGCATCAGTTTGTCGAAGCTGAGCCCTTCCGGCAGGAACAGCGGCAGCATCACCGAGGACATGAACAGCACGGTGATCAGCGGCACGCCGCGCCAGAACTCGATGAAGGTCACGCACAGCACGCGGATCGCCGGCATGTCCGAACGCCGACCGAGGGCCAGCACTATGCCCAATGGCAGGGCGCCGGCTATGCCCACCGAGGCGATCACCAGGGTCAGCATCAGACCGCCCCAGCGGCTGGTCGGCACGGTCGACAGACCGAAGAAGCCGCCGTGCAGCAACCAGTAGGCCAGCAGCGGATACAGCACCAGGAAGGCCAGGCCGTACACGGCCTTGCGCGGCATCTGCGGGATGAACAGCGGCGCCGCGCCGATGACCGCCATCCACAGGGTGAGGTCGACACGCCAGCGCAGGGTCTCCGGGTAGAAGCCGTACATGAACTGGCCGATACGCTGCTGCACGAACACCCAGCAGGCGCCGTCCTTGGTGCAGTCGGC contains the following coding sequences:
- a CDS encoding amino acid ABC transporter ATP-binding protein, with translation MSEAIKQSISAAPGIIQMDGVHKWYGQFHVLKDINLNVQQGERIVLCGPSGSGKSTAIRCLNRLEEHQQGRIVIDGTELTHDLKHIEAVRREVGMVFQHFNLFPHLTVLQNCTLAPMWVRKMPKREAEEVAMHYLERVRIPEQAGKYPGQLSGGQQQRVAIARALCMKPKIMLFDEPTSALDPEMVKEVLDTMVGLAEDGMTMLCVTHEMGFARTVANRVLFLDKGEIVEEADPDTFFTNPKNERTQLFLSQILH
- a CDS encoding amino acid ABC transporter permease, giving the protein MQTHTFRPDMPPPVLSVGVLGWLRANLFSNWFNTLLTLFAAYLVWLIIPPIIQWAFLDANWVGTTRADCTKDGACWVFVQQRIGQFMYGFYPETLRWRVDLTLWMAVIGAAPLFIPQMPRKAVYGLAFLVLYPLLAYWLLHGGFFGLSTVPTSRWGGLMLTLVIASVGIAGALPLGIVLALGRRSDMPAIRVLCVTFIEFWRGVPLITVLFMSSVMLPLFLPEGLSFDKLMRALIGVILFQSAYIAEVVRGGLQAIPKGQYEAAAAMGLGYWRMMGLVILPQALKLVIPGIVNTFIALFKDTSLVIIIGLFDLLNSIKQATTDPAWLGMATEGYVFAALIFWIFCFGMSRYSMHLERKLDTGHKR